One stretch of Armigeres subalbatus isolate Guangzhou_Male chromosome 2, GZ_Asu_2, whole genome shotgun sequence DNA includes these proteins:
- the LOC134215569 gene encoding uncharacterized protein LOC134215569: MYIDRAPYKPWERIPFEQDPPSSGPAHTWVRWSADSAVHPPNAVRAGTDHDGSPIYVGRASHYGDMLPAKVIPIRRVAYVTYQGLELSKPHFEVLCGLGFTWVPCENGVLPKGAVLSGKTAHGDQLFIGRAHHNGSVTPGKIISSHGCLYIGFDGVEHAHPKFEVLVDTRESKKQSVGGNWVSAQSNGRVPPGALLAGNDSDGAAIYLGRVYRFGLHLPAKVIPSKRMCHTGDEGLEFEMTEYEALCNANVSWVPFHGVYPLNAIECGRDRYGEKLYFGRGRYEGSLTPGKILECSKILKIPYGFKEIVLREFDILVDNSLPTTKCIQALNWQSSTNSSPVPRGAILAGYDSDGSPIFVGRVSYQGNQLPAKVIPRKKLCHTCHQGKEIEMISYEALCDARVAWVPFSGSIPSKAVVCGRTMWGETVYIGRGHHRGSLTPGKVLEHERVLKIPFGWNEITIGDYEILVEI, from the exons ATGTATATAGACCGCGCACCTTATAAGCCatgggaaaggattcctttTGAGCAAGACCCACCCTCAAGTGGACCAG CACACACTTGGGTACGGTGGTCTGCTGATTCTGCCGTACATCCACCAAACGCAGTGAGAGCAGGCACAGACCATGACGGGTCTCCCATATACGTCGGCCGAGCCAGCCACTACGGAGACATGCTTCCAGCTAAAGTGATCCCCATTCGAAGAGTGGCGTATGTAACATACCAAGGACTGGAACTATCGAAGCCGCATTTTGAG GTTCTGTGTGGACTAGGCTTTACCTGGGTTCCATGTGAGAACGGAGTTCTTCCGAAGGGCGCCGTGTTGAGCGGTAAAACCGCTCATGGCGATCAGCTGTTCATAGGACGAGCTCATCACAATGGAAGTGTAACACCTGGAAAAATCATTAGCAGCCACGGTTGTCTGTACATTGGATTCGATGGAGTTGAGCATGCCCACCCCAAGTTTGAGGTGTTGGTAGATACGAGAGAAT CTAAGAAACAAAGCGTCGGAGGAAACTGGGTGTCCGCCCAAAGCAACGGACGCGTTCCCCCTGGAGCACTTCTGGCTGGAAATGACAGTGATGGAGCCGCTATCTACCTGGGTCGAGTTTATCGATTCGGACTACATCTACCAGCGAAAGTAATCCCAAGCAAACGAATGTGTCATACTGGTGACGAAGGATTGGAATTTGAGATGACCGAATATGAAGCACTGTGCAATGCGAATGTTTCCTGGGTTCCCTTCCATGGCGTGTATCCTTTGAATGCAATCGAATGTGGACGGGACCGGTACGGCGAGAAATTATACTTCGGACGAGGTCGCTACGAAGGGAGCCTGACTCCAGGAAAAATTCTAGAATGcagcaaaatcttaaaaatacCCTACGGGTTTAAGGAAATCGTGTTGCGAGAGTTTGACATTCTGGTCGACAATAGTCTACCAACTACCAAGTGCATACAAGCAT TAAACTGGCAATCAAGTACCAACAGTTCCCCCGTACCAAGAGGCGCAATTCTAGCGGGCTACGATAGTGACGGTTCGCCGATCTTCGTGGGGCGTGTTTCTTACCAAGGAAACCAACTACCGGCCAAGGTGATTCCACGCAAGAAGCTTTGTCATACTTGTCACCAAGGGAAAGAAATCGAAATGATATCCTATGAAGCTCTGTGTGATGCCCGGGTAGCCTGGGTTCCCTTCAGTGGCTCCATACCGTCAAAGGCCGTGGTATGTGGTCGCACAATGTGGGGAGAGACGGTTTATATTGGACGTGGGCACCATCGGGGAAGCCTAACTCCAGGAAAAGTTTTGGAACACGAGCGCGTGCTTAAGATACCGTTTGGATGGAACGAGATTACTATTGGAGACTACGAAATACTTGTTGAGATTTAA